The sequence TGTCAGGAAGCACCAGTGAACCTGCCTGGTTGACCTGATCACCGAGTACTCTTCTAAGTGCAGCCTGCAGCATATGCGTGCCTGTATGGTTTCTGGCCAGTTTTTCACGTCTGTCGCGGTCTACGACTACGTTGACCTCTTCGCCTGCACGAATGATGCCTTCTTTAACTTCACCGATAATGTAGGTGATTCCATCAGGAAGCTTCTTGGTATTTTCAACAATAATGGAACCTTCAGCTCCGGTAATGATGCCTGTATCACCAATTTGTCCGCCGCCTTCAGCGTGGAAAGGAGTATTGAGAAGGATTGCTGTGATTTCTGTACCATCTGCGGCAGAGGTAAGTTCCTTGCCATCTTTGCCTACGAGAAGGAGCTTCGTTGTCCCGTCTTCATCAATGGTTGATAATGAAGAAATATCCAGTTTCGTCGTATCAGGCGTTGCCACCTTGGCAGAAACCTTAGCGCGGGCTGCTCTTGCTCTTTCCTTCTGTTCAGCCATTGCAGCTTCAAAACCGGCCTTATCAACAGAAAGTCCCTTTTCAGCGGCGATTTCCTGTGTCAGTTCCCATGGGAATCCATAGGTATCATATAATTTGAAAACGCGCTCCCCGGAAATATTTTTTTCATGATGTTTCTGTGTATCTTCTATCATCTCGGAAAGAAGATCAATGCCTGCATTCAATGTTGTCTGGAATCTTTCTTCTTCCATTCCAGCTACTTTCTTAATGTATGCCTGTTTATCCAGCAATTCCGGATAGGCAGGTTTCATCATATCGATGACTACATCGATCATATGGCCCATGAATGGATCCTGAATTCCGAGAAGTTTTCCGAAACGTACAGCACGTCTTAGGATTCTGCGAAGTACATAGCCTCTTCCTTCATTGGAAGGCAGGATGCCGTCAGCAATCATATTGGTAATGGCTCTGGCATGATCCGAAATAACTTTCAATGCAACATCGCTCTGTGCACTGTTTCCATAGGAAACACCGGAAAGAGTGGATGCTTCTTCAATGATTGGGAAGAACAGGTCCGTTTCGAAATTGTTTTTCTTGTGCTGCAGTACAGCGGCAAGACGTTCCAGACCTGCACCGGTATCAATGTTTTTCTTCGCCAGCGGAAGATAGGATCCGTCCTTCTGACGGTCATACTGGCTGAATACCAGGTTCCAGATTTCAAGGAAACGATCACCGTCTCCGCCCATCTGATTTTCCGGGTCTGTTCCGAATTCTTCTCCCTGATCGAAGAAAATTTCAGAATCAGGGCCGCACGGGCCTTCACCGATTTCCCAGAAATTATCTGCAAGAGGATAAATATGATTTTCCGGCAGCCCGATCATCGTATGCCAGTAATCATAAGCTTCCTTATCATCCGGATAAATTGTGACATACAGGCGGGAGCTGTCGAGTTTGATTACTTCAGTAAGGAATTCCCATGCCCAAGAAATAGCTTCCTTCTTGAAATAATCGCCAAACGAGAAGTTTCCCAGCATTTCGAAGAATGTATGGTGTCTTGCAGTATGTCCTACATTTTCGATATCACCAGTACGGATGCACTTCTGGCTTGTTGTGATTCTATGTCTCGGCGGTTCAACCTTGCCTGTGAAAAACGGTTTTAATGGTGCCATTCCGGCGCCGATCAGCAAAAGACTCGGGTCATCCTTAGGAATCAAGGAAAAACTCTTTAATCTAAGATGATCTTTTTTATTTTCAAAAAACGAAAGATACGACTCGCGAATATCATTGCCCTTCATGATAGACCCCCTTAATTAATTGCCCCTTCATTATATATGACTTGCCTAATCCATGCAAATATGGATTAGCATACTTCACGTGATTAAGCCCAATCTCTTTGAGAAACGAAATGATAAGATCATTCTTATAGACGTATGACCGCCAATTGCTTTCCTAAATCCCTGTACCGGATTTCATCATACTCTCCATAAAGAATCTCTTCTCCATCTCCTGCTTCCGCTTCTACCTTCCCTGTCGGGTCAATAAAGAGAGAATGCCCGCCAAGCTTGAGCCCGTGGTACTCTCCTGCCATATTGACCGCGCAGACGCAGATCCCGTTCTCTATAGCCCTGGCTCTTGTAAGGACTTCCCATTGAGGAATATGGACAGCAGACCAGGAAGCCGGAGCCAATACTAATGTCACTCCGCTCTTTGCCATTTTTCTCCACATTCTCGGAAAATAGAACTCATAGCATACAGCCATTCCTGTTTTGACACCGTTGATTTCAGTATTCATCAAACTGTTTCCGGGGACCATCAATTTTGATTCCTCATATCCGTAAAACAGGTGACGCTTGCTGTACTGTGCCTGGATTTCCCCATTCGGGCCGAAAACAATCCCCATGTTGCTAATCTTGCCATTGACTTCAACAGGAAGCGTCCCTGCTTCCAAAGTAACATGATGATAATTGGCGAACGAGGATAATCCTGAAATCAAACTATCTCCAAGCCTTGTTGCATTTTTATCTAAATTGTGAAAATCATATCCGATTGTCCACAATTCCGGCAGCACCAGGACATCGCTGTTTGGAACCGCTTGTTCCAAGAGCTGGAATGCATGCCGTATATTTCTGTCTTTCTGCCCTGAGTCAACTTCCATTTGGATCATGGCTATTTTCATAAGAGCTGCACCATCCATTAATATTCATAAATTTAATATTCATCAATCATTGTAAAAAGGCTGTAGCAAAACAAAAAATCTACAGCCTTATTTCAACATTACTTTATTTTCCGTTTCTTGATTCAGTTATTTCATGGGTTTGCCAGTCAGAAATGCACCGTCCCGTTACAGAACTCTGTTTGCGCCGACATATCTGTCATGCCAGTAGCCGCTTTTCATCGTTGCCACGGCCACTCCCCTGCTCGAGGTTGCGCTGATGAAATATCCGTCTCCCAAGTATAAACCAGAATGCGAGATTCCCTGGTCATACGTTTTAAAGAAAACAAGATCGCCGGGTTCGAGTGCGTTCACTGAAATCTTTCGCCCGGAAGTATACTGCTCATCAGCAGACCGGGGAAGGACAATCCCCTTCCGGTTGAAAACATACTGAATAAAACCTGAGCAGTCAAATCCCTTCGGCGTCGTACCGCCAAACTGGTATGGAACTCCAATGTACTTCCGCGCTTCTTCTGTAATCGCCTTAACAGTGCTGTTTGTTATCACCGAGCTGTGCCACTGTACCAAGGAATCATTAATTCCCGTTCTCTGGATTGGGGCACTGCTGCTTTTCTTTACGGCAGAGGGCGCATTTGAGCCGGTTTTTGAAGCCGTTTTCATAGAATAGCCGGTCAATGCTTTATAAGTGGCAGGACCGATGATTCCATCCGCTGTCAAATGTCTTTTCTTCTGGAACTTTATGACGGCTTTATATGTTGCCTTGTCATAGGTTCCGTTTGCTTTTACATTCAGTCCGTAGAGAGCAAGACGTCTTTGAAGGATTCTGACATCATTTCCATGGGAACCCATCATGTAATCAGCATAAGATACATTGAACGTTCCAAAAACTAACAGGCAGGCCGCTAAAACTGTGTATTTTTTTATTTTCATACACACACTTCCTTAAATATTTACATATTCACGATGATTTTTCATAAAATATAATTTCATTGATGCGTATATGGACTCTCTTTTTGCTAAAAGAATCTGTATGCATCGTCAATTCATCTGACGCATATATTCGTTAGATTTCCACTATATATTTTATCATAAAATCATCAGCAAGTGTTATTCAGCATCTGATCAATTTTGATAAATTACTTACTATCTCCATAGATTTTTCCGCTGATAAAGTTTCTGTCAATCATCGTTTCAATATGATAGGCCGGATTGATTTTCTTTAATTCATCAGATATTTCATGATAAATTTCCCCATCATTCAATTTGCAGTAGCCTGTCAGCGCCAGTTCAAAGGAAAGATCGATTTCTCCTTCTTTTTCCTGAACAAAAAAGTCATGATAGGAAAGCGGCAGTCCTGAGCGGTAAATGGCGGCTTCCAGATCTCTTTGATACTCTGCCGCTCTGGGATTAGATACAGCTTTAGGATCGGCATGGATTACTGCTTGGATATTCAGTTTTTCACGCAAAACAGCTGTAACATTGTCCGACAGTTCATGGCTTTGCATAAAGCTCAATGAACTGTCCAGTTCTACATGCGCTGTCGCAAAATGATTTTCAGGGCCGTAATCATGCACAATCAGGTCATGCACACCATACACGCCCTTGCATCCCAGGATGCAGCTTTTTATGCTTTCATATATCTCTGGATCCGGTGTAGAACCCATAATTGAGTTCACCGCCTTTTTCATGATTGTATATCCTGTCCAGAGAATGGCCAATGACATTAATACACCCATATACCCATCGATATGGTAATGAAAAAAAGATTCTACCAAAGTTGCGGCCAGGACACTTGAGGTAGAAAGCAGATCTGATAAGGAATCAGCGCTGTAAGCATTGAATGATTCAGAATTGATTTCTTTTCCGGTTTTTTTATACTTCCATGCCAGAAACAACTTGCCGATGATGCCAAGAGCTAAACTGATAACAATCAAAGGTGAATATACGGTATCCGTTGGATTTGAAATTTTATGTACTGATTCTATAAGAAGAGTAATACCGACATATAAAACAATAGCTGCCATGACGGTCGCATTAATATATTCCAAGCGCCCGTGACCAAATGGATGCTCTTTATCAGAGGGCTTTGCAGCGTAATAGAAGGTCATCATCAATAAAATGATTGATCCCATATCTGTTAAATTGTTAAACCCGTCTCCCATAACAGATAAGAAACCACTTGACCAGCCTGCAAAAATTTTGGTACCAGCTAATATAAAGTTAACTGCAAGGCCAAGAGCACAAGTAAGCATTGCCTTACTGCTTCTTGGATTATCTTTTAGAAATCCCAGTTCCATAATATGACCCTTTACGAATAAATATAGAAAGTATGCCTTAATTTATGTTTAAATGCACAATATGCCAAGCAGGAGGCTTCCTTGCGGAATTCCTGC is a genomic window of Veillonellaceae bacterium containing:
- the alaS gene encoding alanine--tRNA ligase; this translates as MKGNDIRESYLSFFENKKDHLRLKSFSLIPKDDPSLLLIGAGMAPLKPFFTGKVEPPRHRITTSQKCIRTGDIENVGHTARHHTFFEMLGNFSFGDYFKKEAISWAWEFLTEVIKLDSSRLYVTIYPDDKEAYDYWHTMIGLPENHIYPLADNFWEIGEGPCGPDSEIFFDQGEEFGTDPENQMGGDGDRFLEIWNLVFSQYDRQKDGSYLPLAKKNIDTGAGLERLAAVLQHKKNNFETDLFFPIIEEASTLSGVSYGNSAQSDVALKVISDHARAITNMIADGILPSNEGRGYVLRRILRRAVRFGKLLGIQDPFMGHMIDVVIDMMKPAYPELLDKQAYIKKVAGMEEERFQTTLNAGIDLLSEMIEDTQKHHEKNISGERVFKLYDTYGFPWELTQEIAAEKGLSVDKAGFEAAMAEQKERARAARAKVSAKVATPDTTKLDISSLSTIDEDGTTKLLLVGKDGKELTSAADGTEITAILLNTPFHAEGGGQIGDTGIITGAEGSIIVENTKKLPDGITYIIGEVKEGIIRAGEEVNVVVDRDRREKLARNHTGTHMLQAALRRVLGDQVNQAGSLVLPDRLRFDFTWPEALSAKQIREVEDIVNAEIIKNTAVSINEMPIDEAKNLGAMALFGEKYGDIVRVVSVGEFSKELCGGTHVSNTGELGSFRIIGESGIGSGVRRIEAVTGWASYEMMQEDRKLINSAADALKSNSTGILERIEKLQAELKDAEHELSALKKNKVQDELKDLIKNAEVKNGVSILGAVVHVDNMDELREAADFVKAKLPVSAVILGTAAGDKVNLVGMASPDAVKAGIHMGKVISQAAKICGGGGGGKPANAQAGGKDVSKLADAVAQGVKIISGMLD
- a CDS encoding carbon-nitrogen hydrolase; amino-acid sequence: MKIAMIQMEVDSGQKDRNIRHAFQLLEQAVPNSDVLVLPELWTIGYDFHNLDKNATRLGDSLISGLSSFANYHHVTLEAGTLPVEVNGKISNMGIVFGPNGEIQAQYSKRHLFYGYEESKLMVPGNSLMNTEINGVKTGMAVCYEFYFPRMWRKMAKSGVTLVLAPASWSAVHIPQWEVLTRARAIENGICVCAVNMAGEYHGLKLGGHSLFIDPTGKVEAEAGDGEEILYGEYDEIRYRDLGKQLAVIRL
- a CDS encoding NlpC/P60 family protein; amino-acid sequence: MKIKKYTVLAACLLVFGTFNVSYADYMMGSHGNDVRILQRRLALYGLNVKANGTYDKATYKAVIKFQKKRHLTADGIIGPATYKALTGYSMKTASKTGSNAPSAVKKSSSAPIQRTGINDSLVQWHSSVITNSTVKAITEEARKYIGVPYQFGGTTPKGFDCSGFIQYVFNRKGIVLPRSADEQYTSGRKISVNALEPGDLVFFKTYDQGISHSGLYLGDGYFISATSSRGVAVATMKSGYWHDRYVGANRVL
- a CDS encoding cation diffusion facilitator family transporter; the protein is MELGFLKDNPRSSKAMLTCALGLAVNFILAGTKIFAGWSSGFLSVMGDGFNNLTDMGSIILLMMTFYYAAKPSDKEHPFGHGRLEYINATVMAAIVLYVGITLLIESVHKISNPTDTVYSPLIVISLALGIIGKLFLAWKYKKTGKEINSESFNAYSADSLSDLLSTSSVLAATLVESFFHYHIDGYMGVLMSLAILWTGYTIMKKAVNSIMGSTPDPEIYESIKSCILGCKGVYGVHDLIVHDYGPENHFATAHVELDSSLSFMQSHELSDNVTAVLREKLNIQAVIHADPKAVSNPRAAEYQRDLEAAIYRSGLPLSYHDFFVQEKEGEIDLSFELALTGYCKLNDGEIYHEISDELKKINPAYHIETMIDRNFISGKIYGDSK